Proteins from a single region of Oryza brachyantha chromosome 6, ObraRS2, whole genome shotgun sequence:
- the LOC102719687 gene encoding FT-interacting protein 1 yields MTMTGGHHDAHHEDFQLKDTNPLLGEQWPKGAAAVPARPGGGIAGWLGMEKPSSTYDLVEQMFFLYVRVVKAKDLPPNPITGAAMDPYVEVKLGNYKGTTKHYDRRANPEWDQVFAFSKSRVQSNVLEVYLKDKEMLGRDDYVGKVVFDLAEVPTRVPPDSPLAPQWYRLEDRRGEGGKVRGELMLAVWIGTQADEAFPEAWHSDAATVRGEGVASVRSKAYVSPKLWYLRVNVIEAQDVQPQARGRAPEVFVKAQVGNQILKTSVVAAPTLNPRWNEDLVFVVAEPFEEQLVLTVEDRVTPRKDDLLGRAALPLTLFEKRLDHRPFVQSRWFDLEKFGIGGAIEGETRRELRFASRVHVRACLEGAYHVMDESTMYISDTRPTARQLWKPPVGVLEVGILSAAGLQPMKNRDGRGTTDAYCVAKYGQKWVRTRTMLGTFGPTWNEQYTWEVFDPCTVITIGVFDNNHLGNGGNGNGNNGGGAPPARDARIGKIRIRLSTLETDRVYTHAYPLIVLQPSGVKKMGELRLAVRFTCLSLMNMVHLYTQPLLPRMHYLHPFTVTQLDALRYQAMGIVAARLGRAEPPLRREVVEYMLDVESHMWSMRRSKANFFRAVSLFSGAAAAARWFNDVCHWKNVATTALVHILLLILVWYPELILPTVFLYMFLIGLWNYRRRPRHPPHMDTKMSWAEAVHPDELDEEFDTFPTSRQQDVVYMRYDRLRSVAGRIQTVVGDMATQGERLQSLLSWRDPRATCLFVIFCLVAAVVLYVTPFRVVALVAGLYLLRHPRFRTRLPAVPSNFFRRLPSRADSML; encoded by the coding sequence aTGACGATGACAGGGGGGCACCATGACGCGCACCACGAGGATTTCCAGCTCAAGGACACGAACCCGCTGCTGGGGGAGCAGTGGCcgaagggcgcggcggcggtgccggcgcggccgggcggcggcatcgCCGGGTGGCTGGGGATGGAGAAGCCGTCGAGCACGTACGACCTGGTGGAGCAGATGTTCTTCCTGTACGTGCGCGTGGTGAAGGCGAAGGACCTGCCGCCCAACCCCAtcaccggcgccgccatggATCCGTACGTGGAGGTGAAGCTGGGCAACTACAAGGGCACGACGAAGCACTACGACCGGCGAGCCAACCCGGAGTGGGATCAGGTGTTCGCCTTCTCCAAGTCGAGGGTGCAGTCCAACGTCCTGGAGGTGTACCTCAAGGACAAGGAGATGCTGGGCCGCGACGACTACGTCGGCAAGGTGGTGTTCGACCTCGCCGAGGTGCCGACGAGGGTGCCGCCGGACAGCCCGCTGGCGCCGCAGTGGTACCGGCTCGAGGACCGGCGAGGGGAGGGCGGGAAGGTGAGGGGGGAGCTCATGCTGGCCGTGTGGATCGGGACGCAGGCCGACGAGGCGTTCCCGGAGGCGTGGCactccgacgccgccaccgtccgCGGCGAGGGCGTCGCCAGCGTGCGGTCCAAGGCGTACGTGTCGCCGAAGCTGTGGTACCTCCGCGTCAACGTGATCGAGGCGCAGGACGTGCAGCCGCAGGCGAGGGGCCGCGCGCCGGAGGTGTTCGTGAAGGCGCAGGTCGGGAACCAGATCCTCAAGAcgtcggtggtggcggcgccgacgcTGAACCCGCGGTGGAACGAGGACCTGGtgttcgtcgtcgccgagccgTTCGAGGAGCAGCTGGTGCTGACGGTGGAGGACCGGGTGACGCCGCGCAAGGACGACCTCctcggccgcgccgcgctgccgctcaCGCTCTTCGAGAAGCGGCTGGACCACCGGCCGTTCGTCCAGTCGCGGTGGTTCGACCTCGAGAAGTTCGGCATCGGCGGCGCCATCGAGGGCGAGACTCGGCGGGAGCTCCGGTTCGCCAGCCGCGTCCACGTCCGCGCCTGCCTCGAGGGCGCCTACCACGTCATGGACGAGTCCACCATGTACATCAGCGACACCCGCCCCACGGCGAGGCAGCTCTGGAAGCCGCCCGTCGGCGTGCTCGAGGTCGGcatcctctccgccgccggcctgcAGCCGATGAAGAACCGCGACGGCCGCGGCACCACCGACGCCTACTGCGTCGCCAAGTACGGCCAGAAGTGGGTGCGCACGCGCACCATGCTCGGCACCTTCGGCCCCACATGGAACGAGCAGTACACCTGGGAGGTGTTCGACCCGTGCACCGTCATCACCATCGGCGTCTTCGACAACAACCACCTCGGgaacggcggcaacggcaacgggaacaacggcggcggcgcgccgccggcgagggacGCCCGCATCGGCAAGATCCGCATCCGCCTCTCGACGCTGGAGACCGACCGCGTGTACACGCACGCGTACCCGCTGATCGTGCTGCAGCCGTCGGGGGTGAAGAAGATGGGCGAGCTCCGGCTCGCCGTGCGGTTCACCTGCCTGTCGCTGATGAACATGGTGCACCTCTACACGCAGCCGCTGCTCCCGAGGATGCACTACCTCCACCCGTTCacggtgacgcagctggacgcGCTCCGGTACCAGGCGATGGGGAtcgtggcggcgcggctgggGCGCGCGGagccgccgctgcggcgggAGGTGGTGGAGTACATGCTCGACGTGGAGTCCCACATGTGGAGCATGCGGAGGAGCAAGGCGAACTTCTTCCGCGCCGTGTCGCTCTtctccggcgcggcggcggcggcgcggtggttcAACGACGTGTGCCACTGGAAGaacgtggcgacgacggcgctggTGCACATCCTGCTGCTCATCCTCGTCTGGTACCCGGAGCTGATCCTCCCCACGGTGTTCCTCTACATGTTCCTGATCGGGCTGTGGAActaccggcggcggccgcgccaccCGCCGCACATGGACACGAAGATGTCGTGGGCGGAGGCGGTGCACCCTGACGAGCTCGACGAGGAGTTCGACACGTTCCCGACGTCGAGGCAGCAGGACGTCGTGTACATGCGGTACGACCGGCTGCGGAGCGTCGCCGGCAGGATCCAGACGGTGGTCGGCGACATGGCGACGCAGGGGGAGCGGCTGCAGTCGCTGCTCAGCTGGCGCGACCCGAGGGCGACCTGCCTCTTCGTCATCTtctgcctcgtcgccgccgtcgtgctctACGTCACGCCGTTCCGCGTCGtggcgctcgtcgccggcctctACCTGCTCCGCCACCCGCGCTTCCGGACCAGGCTGCCGGCCGTGCCCAGCAACTTCTTCCGCCGCCTACCGTCGCGGGCGGACAGCATGCTCTGA